The following are encoded together in the Chaetodon auriga isolate fChaAug3 chromosome 6, fChaAug3.hap1, whole genome shotgun sequence genome:
- the LOC143322348 gene encoding olfactomedin-4-like: MLLLLLLMLSPGDGQAQRVSGQRRNGSCVCPVNSNLWSFPAVKYETVLQQVESCGGSLKTLQEQVKLASQRLPGLHAVVENMTAQLEPHQYLHNQGLYTALSLRMLGEELSQLETDVGAIHSQLNNAQTQKLSKEVDKLRTDVDKMQVSDLINMKSVKQRLRYLKNTAESCKSIPKDFSGQDRHCLKGLMTNISDPVSTKISPYGKSHISGSWGKQAEMDSEGQKNSYWVQPLLNSNIYGNSLRVYQTYEDFMASVNQRDFTIAPSFSHTNTIEGPSAVLYGEALYYHCYRSADICRFDLKSNTVKRVTLPGTGVGFNNKFPYCYYDCRANSDVNVEADETGLWALYATTGNHGNLVVSRLVWDSQNETLNVTQTWETRLFKKAVSNAFMACGVMYATRYVDEYREEVFYAFDTASGREDNTLALPLEKVAKGVASLSYNPTNKHIYMYNDGYLLAYQAHF; this comes from the exons atgctgctgctgctcctgctgatgCTGTCACCA GGTGATGGCCAGGCTCAGCGTGTCTCAGGCCAGAGGAGGAACGGCTCATGTGTGTGTCCGGTGAACTCCAACCTGTGGTCGTTCCCTGCTGTGAAGTACGagactgtgctgcagcaggttgagTCCTGTGGAGGATCTTTGAAGACTCTGCAGGAACAG GTGAAGTTGGCCAGCCAGCGTCTCCCTGGTCTCCACGCTGTGGTTGAAAACATGACAGCCCAGCTGGAGCCTCACCAGTACCTGCACAACCAGGGCCTGTACACGGCCTTGTCTCTGCGCATGCTTGGTGAGGAGCTCAGCCAGCTGGAGACAGATGTTGGTGCCATCCACAGCCAACTTAACAATGCCCAAACACAGAAACTCTCCAAAGAG gtggaCAAATTGCGTACAGATGTAGACAAGATGCAAGTGTCAGACTTAATTAACATGAAGAGCGTCAAACAGAGACTGCGCTACCTGAAGAACACTGCCGAGTCCTGCAAGTCAATCCCCAAAGACTTCAgcg GCCAGGATAGGCACTGCCTCAAGGGCCTGATGACCAACATTAGCGATCCTGTCTCGACTAAGATCAGTCCCTACGGTAAAAGCCACATCTCTGGTTCTTGGGGCAAACAGGCAGAGATGGACAGTGAGGGGCAGAAGAACAGCTACTGGGTTCAGCCTTTGCTCAACAGCAACATCTACGGCAACTCCCTGCGTGTATACCAAACCTACGAAGACTTCATGGCCTCTGTCAACCAAAGGGACTTTACCATTGCTCCATCCTTTAGTCACACCAACACCATTGAGGGTCCCAGTGCTGTTCTATATGGTGAAGCACTGTACTATCACTGCTACCGCTCTGCAGACATCTGCCGCTTCGACCTGAAAAGCAACACTGTTAAACGGGTGACACTTCCTGGCACCGGTGTGGGTTTCAACAACAAGTTCCCTTATTGTTACTATGACTGCCGTGCTAATAGTGACGTGAATGTGGAGGCAGATGAAACGGGACTATGGGCCCTCTATGCCACTACTGGCAACCACGGTAATCTAGTGGTGAGCCGGCTAGTTTGGGACAGCCAGAATGAGACACTCAATGTCACACAGACGTGGGAGACGAGGTTGTTCAAGAAGGCAGTGAGCAATGCTTTCATGGCGTGCGGTGTGATGTACGCCACTCGTTACGTGGACGAATACCGCGAGGAGGTGTTCTACGCCTTCGACACAGCATCAGGCAGAGAGGACAATACACTTGCACTGCCACTGGAGAAGGTGGCTAAAGGTGTGGCCAGTCTGAGCTATAACCCCACTAACAAGCACATCTACATGTACAATGATGGATATCTACTGGCATACCAGGCCCACTTCTGA
- the LOC143322321 gene encoding olfactomedin-4-like — translation MKLHVIVPLCALFSLTQQTPSRDKCVCELTHSEKAFPHDRLSTVEDDASKCNSNITPQKTVELESLLLGLEKRLPQLEKDVSELKREDDGQLSSVLSLLVVENELLEIKQLINRLNITMLGHQRLTTNTTKELDDLRAEMQELETYDTMQVVKRQQDNQNLKRDLDQCRNGLYPTAQPTEQPHGHCPHSQFRNISGPRVYTAGEYPGSYKYGAWGRDPKPAAGKENWHWMVLLTSGNKHSNYVRFYSSLSSLIVGVSTPGNVQIHSSNPTTNTIQGPNVVLYGDALYYNCYNQDAVCRFNLTTKGVTTVQLPKGTRFNSKGNFCHLDECYAFTDLDLATDESGVWVIYTTTQDFGNIVLSKVEEPLALGQTWRTSVYKQAVTNTFMACGVLYATRYVNKDTEEIFYSFDTTTGEERFNLGIFINKMSSNIYALNYSPVDQMLHAYCDSYMVSYKILFS, via the exons ATGAAGCTGCATGTGATCGttcctctgtgtgctctgttctctctcactcaacag ACACCTTCACgtgataagtgtgtgtgtgagttgacTCATTCAGAGAAGGCATTCCCTCACGACAGACTCAGCACAGTGGAGGACGATGCATCAAAATGCAACAGTAACATCACTCCACAGAAG ACTGTGGAGCTGGAGAGTCTGCTGCTGGGTTTAGAGAAACGTCTGCCCCAGCTGGAGAAAGACgtgtcagagctgaagagggaGGATGACGGACAGCTCTCCTCAGTTCTCAGCCTGCTGGTGGTAGAGAATGAACTGCTGGAGATCAAGCAGCTCATCAACAGGCTGAACATCACCATGCTGGGACACCAGCGGCTAACCACTAACACCACTAAAGAG CTGGATGACCTGAGAGCAGAGATGCAGGAGCTGGAGACGTACGACACCATGCAGGTGGTGAAGAGACAACAAGACAACCAGAATCTGAAGAGGGACCTGGACCAGTGCAGGAATGGACTTTATCCCACCGCCCAACCCACTGAGCAGCCACATG GTCACTGTCCTCACAGCCAATTTCGGAACATATCCGGGCCAAGGGTGTACACAGCAGGAGAGTACCCTGGATCCTACAAGTATGGAGCCTGGGGTCGGGATCCCAAACCAGCGGCAGGGAAGGAGAACTGGCATTGGATGGTACTGCTGACCTCTGGCAACAAACACTCCAACTACGTCCGCTTCTACTCCAGCCTGAGCTCTCTCATTGTTGGCGTGAGCACACCAG GTAATGTCCAGATTCACTCCTCTAACCCAACCACCAACACCATCCAGGGTCCAAATGTGGTGCTGTATGGAGACGCCTTGTACTACAACTGTTATAACCAAGATGCTGTATGTCGATTCAACCTCACCACCAAAGGTGTCACCACCGTACAGCTGCCCAAAGGCACCAG gtttaACTCAAAGGGTAACTTCTGCCACCTTGATGAATGCTACGCATTCACCGACCTGGACCTGGCGACAGATGAGTCAGGCGTCTGGGTGATCTATACCACCACCCAGGACTTTGGCAATATAGTGCTATCCAAGGTGGAGGAACCGCTGGCGCTCGGCCAAACCTGGCGCACCTCAGTCTACAAGCAGGCGGTGACCAACACCTTTATGGCGTGCGGCGTGCTGTACGCAACCCGATATGTCaacaaagacactgaggagatcTTCTATTCATTTGACACCACGACAGGCGAAGAAAGGTTCAACCTCGGCATCTTCATCAACAAGATGTCTTCCAACATTTATGCTCTGAACTACAGCCCTGTGGACCAGATGCTGCACGCCTACTGTGACTCCTACATGGTTTCCTACaagattttgttttcatga